The following are encoded in a window of Megachile rotundata isolate GNS110a chromosome 2, iyMegRotu1, whole genome shotgun sequence genomic DNA:
- the PNUTS gene encoding phosphatase 1 nuclear targeting subunit isoform X2 — protein MPRIDPLSLLKCLSVLLGPTGGIKSKEEVHRLTNLMTKFSKKLVSKCIYIQILKTTNTDLLSQFMGAGGWNLVHMWLTDGILAKNWALIQELLELLLLCPVDIERLKSNNCPKLIKGLSKEGSHQGVRVLASRLVEQWLKIVKGEAAPNSVPAQIMTIPVQTTGALGQSLVPQSTQPQQQQYSIHCGIQQVTDGAENATVQVQDLQFIPNSTSTVAVSHVQQQQQSQEQQHQLQERTTVQSLQLQVVSKPQQVQIQQQLSTQQSKKPAFVVVSTSSQSPVPVYKITIREGKQILTKVETDAANINSVLNANSTKVEVNGDVVDDTPPVKENSEEEVASTELSDGVVSGQDCEADVQSEKLDQVSSEVKQTVVDSTDDLDVDIVKSRDNKDIKDIKDNGSSESSKSSNKENRDSTKKDEKKSSSSDKKNHHSSSSSSKSSKHTSSSSSHRSSSTSYKSSSHRSSSSSSKSYSSKDKSSKDKDKHHSSNSSSKHSSSKSKTDKEREKEKQKKDQAEKDKATLEKVQGQALSSKLGKIPKKKSEEEKSGDAVVRKSSTDSRDSSKENKTDSKKIVSIPEKKNISISIESRKNSQDSTSRPKTVKTFNSKFRSTGLEEEVKPPPPRSAKKPNPIIDKKVIPQKLPVLKRPSPLREAIPTADKRAKLSLDSPTTPPGEEKKGGIKLIPPKPKPMVLQESDMFMDALTASTKSKEPRKRKRRTSITKDGPTEAKKQETASSDNRDVTPPPTSPPSADEKSPVVVKPNFKFYQDTLETDEDKEQKEKENSDDDAKKEKEETSDDQKENRVFKADVDDDGSNTPTPDDDVEEKTSDSPEDTSSMSDSTKKENVGAYPEIRYVDGLRSVLLLQKRKGPKKVLKWKTDLESVRYFELDETERVNVTKTFTDMKQMEKQNEREAFQMARKLSNEDLMEERTRWKPLIPIDLPPALVEPGKDSREKDIQYAREKGILQALYFNRSMIPDSAAEPDEERHHVYSEPKIIPLDDLTGNKESEKDFTSMPWPEPKPQLQPQTPPVSNFHYSSFPHNQQPVMAPMGPQASMGPMPQMSQQMMPPSHMGPLGPEMGGPMSAGGGGWRTGDGKVVVPDAMGMNPMGNMPNAFPPGMEGGPMVPPGMLGPPPMYNQQQEGYGMMGPEDMGFNNMNPNNFQGPPGPLYGPGPNFQGPRGGGPMHGRGRGVPGPGWYRGGGGPPGRGGWRGGGGWRGSGKQPPVCRQFSKNGYCRVGDKCQYLHPGVNCPPF, from the exons ATG CCACGTATAGATCCTCTATCTTTATTGAAATGTCTTAGCGTTTTATTGGGGCCAACTGGAGGTATTAAAAGTAAAGAAGAAGTTCATCGATTGACTAATTTAATGACAAAGTTTTCAAAGAAACTTGTTTCAAAATGCATTtacatacaaatattaaaaactacAAATACTGATTTACTTAGCCA ATTTATGGGTGCTGGAGGATGGAATCTCGTTCATATGTGGCTCACTGATGGCATTCTTGCAAAAAATTGGGCTCTGATTCAAGAACTGCTTGAGCTTCTCTTGTTATGTCCAGTAGATATTGAACGATTAAAGAGCAACAATTGTCCAAAATTGATAAAAGGTTTATCAAAGGAAGGTAGTCATCAAGGTGTTAGAGTGTTGGCTAGTCGATTAGTTGAGCAGTGGTTAAAAATAGTGAAAGGAGAAGCTGCACCGAATTCTGTACCAGCACAAATCATGACGATTCCGGTACAAACAACTGGGGCTTTGGGACAAAGTTTAGTTCCTCAGTCGACACAACCACAGCAACAACAGTATTCCATTCATTGTGGTATTCAACAAGTTACTGATGGTGCAGAAAATGCAACGGTTCAGGTGCAAGATCTACAATTTATTCCAAACTCTACATCAACTGTTGCTGTATCTCATGTTCAGCAGCAACAACAATCGCAAGAACAACAACATCAGTTGCAAGAGAGGACAACCGTACAATCCTTACAGTTGCAAGTTGTTAGCAAACCACAACAGGTGCAAATACAACAACAATTGTCAACACAGCAATCAAAAAAGCCTGCTTTTGTTGTGGTATCCACGTCTTCTCAGTCTCCAGTTCCTgtgtataaaattacaattcgTGAAGGCAAACAAATTCTTACGAAAGTGGAGACAGATGCTGCAAatattaatagtgttttaaatGCAAACAGTACAAAAGTAGAAGTTAATGGAGATGTTGTGGATGATACACCTCCTGTGAAAGAAAATTCTGAGGAGGAAGTAGCATCTACGGAACTTAGTGATGGTGTAGTCAGTGGACAAGATTGTGAAGCAGATGTACAATCTGAAAAATTAGACCAAGTTTCAAGTGAAGTGAAACAAACTGTAGTAGATTCCACGGACGATCTCGACGTGGACATTGTTAAGAGTAGGGACAATAAAGACATTAAAGACATTAAAGACAATGGTAGTAGTGAAAGTAGTAAGTCTAGTAATAAAGAAAATCGGGACTCTACtaaaaaagatgaaaaaaaatCTAGTAGTTCAGATAAAAAAAATCATCATAGTTCGTCTTCATCTTCTAAAAGTTCTAAACATACCTCCAGTTCCAGTTCGCATCGTAGTAGTTCCACATCTTATAAATCCAGTAGTCATCGCTCTAGTAGTAGTAGTTCAAAAAGTTATAGTTCCAAGGACAAGTCTTCCAAGGACAAGGATAAACATCACTCATCCAATTCATCCAGTAAACATAGCTCTAGTAAAAGTAAAACCGATAAAGAACGAGAAAAAGAAAAGCAGAAGAAAGATCAGGCAGAGAAGGATAAAGCAACTCTAGAAAAAGTACAAGGTCAAGCACTGAGTTCCAAATTGGGGAAAATACCGAAGAAAAAATCAGAAGAAGAAAAGTCCGGAGATGCAGTCGTAAGAAAATCGTCAACGGATTCTCGAGATAGTTCTAAAGAAAATAAGACTGATTCAAAGAAAATTGTTTCGATCCcagaaaaaaagaatatttctatttctattgaGAGTAGGAAAAATTCTCAGGATTCTACATCACGACCAAAGACTGTGAAAACATTTAACTCTAAATTTCGATCAACAGGTCTGGAGGAAGAAGTAAAACCTCCTCCACCTAGATCAGCAAAAAAACCAAATCCTATCATTGATAAGAAGGTTATACCCCAAAAATTACCTGTTTTAAAAAGGCCATCTCCACTTAGAGAAGCTATTCCAACAGCGGATAAACGAGCGAAATTATCATTGGACTCGCCAACAACTCCTCCAGGCGAAGAAAAGAAAGGAGGCATCAAATTGATACCACCAAAACCAAAAC CGATGGTTTTGCAAGAAAGTGATATGTTTATGGATGCTTTGACTGCATCGACGAAAAGTAAAGAACCGAGGAAGAGGAAGCGGAGAACATCCATCACGAAAGACGGTCCCACGGAAGCGAAGAAACAGGAAACTGCCAGTAGCGATAATCGTGATGTTACACCTCCACCCACCTCACCACCAAGTGCCGATGAAAAATCACCTGTAGTTGTCAAGCCTAACTTTAAG TTTTACCAAGACACTTTGGAGACAGACGAAGATAAGGAgcaaaaagagaaagagaattcGGACGACGATGctaagaaagagaaagaagaaacgtCCGATGATCAAAAAGAAAATAGAGTATTTAAGGCGGACGTTGATGATGATGGAAGCAACA CACCTACACCGGACGACGATGTAGAAGAAAAGACTTCCGATTCTCCGGAGGATACGTCTTCCATGTCAGATTCTACAAAGAAAGAGAATGTCGGTGCTTATCCTGAAATACGATATGTCGATGGACTGAGAAGCGTTTTATTGCTTCAGAAACGTAAAGGGCCGAAAAAAGTGTTGAAATGGAAAACGGACTTGGAATCCGTACGTTACTTCGAGTTGGATGAAACAGAAAGGGTGAACGTGACGAAAACGTTCACTGATATGAAACAAATGGAAAAACAAAACGAGAGGGAAGCATTCCAGATGGCCAGAAAATTAA gtAATGAAGATTTGATGGAGGAAAGAACGAGGTGGAAACCTTTAATTCCGATCGATCTACCTCCTGCCTTAGTAGAGCCCGGAAAAGACAGCAGGGAGAAAGATATTCAATATGCTCGGGAGAAAGGCATTTTACAAGCGTTATATTTCAACCGAAGCAT GATTCCAGACTCTGCAGCGGAGCCTGATGAAGAGCGTCACCATGTATATAGCGAACCCAAAATCATTCCTTTGGACGACCTCACAGGAAATAAAGAAAGCGAGAAAGACTTTACTTCCATGCCGTGGCCAGAACCAAAACCGCAGTTGCAACCTCAGACACCTCCAGTTTCAAACTTCCATTATTCCTCGTTCCCCCATAATCAACAGCCAGTAATGGCGCCTATGGGTCCTCAAGCATCAATGGGACCAATGCCTCAAATGTCTCAGCAAATGATGCCACCATCTCACATGGGCCCGTTAGGCCCAGAAATGGGAGGTCCAATGTCTGCCGGAGGAGGAGGTTGGAGAACTGGAGATGGAAAAGTTGTTGTCCCTGATGCTATGGGAATGAATCCCATGGGCAATATGCCAAATGCATTTCCACCGGGAATGGAAGGTGGTCCAATGGTACCGCCTGGAATGTTAGGACCACCGCCTATGTATAATCAACAACAAGAAGGTTATGGTATGATGGGTCCGGAAGACATGGGATTCAATAACATGAATCCAAATAATTTCCAAGGACCACCTGGTCCTTTGTACGGTCCTGGGCCTAACTTTCAAGGTCCCAGAGGTGGCGGCCCAATGCACGGCAGAGGTAGAGGAGTTCCTGGACCTGGTTGGTACAGAGGTGGTGGGGGACCACCGGGGAGAGGAGGATGGAGAGGAGGTGGCGGATGGAGAGGAAGTGGAAAGCAGCCTCCCGTGTGCAGACAATTTTCGAAAAATGGTTACTGTCGGGTTGGTGATAAATGTCAGTATCTTCATCCCGGAGTGAACTGTCCACCGTTTTGA
- the PNUTS gene encoding phosphatase 1 nuclear targeting subunit isoform X1 produces the protein MVKPRIDPLSLLKCLSVLLGPTGGIKSKEEVHRLTNLMTKFSKKLVSKCIYIQILKTTNTDLLSQFMGAGGWNLVHMWLTDGILAKNWALIQELLELLLLCPVDIERLKSNNCPKLIKGLSKEGSHQGVRVLASRLVEQWLKIVKGEAAPNSVPAQIMTIPVQTTGALGQSLVPQSTQPQQQQYSIHCGIQQVTDGAENATVQVQDLQFIPNSTSTVAVSHVQQQQQSQEQQHQLQERTTVQSLQLQVVSKPQQVQIQQQLSTQQSKKPAFVVVSTSSQSPVPVYKITIREGKQILTKVETDAANINSVLNANSTKVEVNGDVVDDTPPVKENSEEEVASTELSDGVVSGQDCEADVQSEKLDQVSSEVKQTVVDSTDDLDVDIVKSRDNKDIKDIKDNGSSESSKSSNKENRDSTKKDEKKSSSSDKKNHHSSSSSSKSSKHTSSSSSHRSSSTSYKSSSHRSSSSSSKSYSSKDKSSKDKDKHHSSNSSSKHSSSKSKTDKEREKEKQKKDQAEKDKATLEKVQGQALSSKLGKIPKKKSEEEKSGDAVVRKSSTDSRDSSKENKTDSKKIVSIPEKKNISISIESRKNSQDSTSRPKTVKTFNSKFRSTGLEEEVKPPPPRSAKKPNPIIDKKVIPQKLPVLKRPSPLREAIPTADKRAKLSLDSPTTPPGEEKKGGIKLIPPKPKPMVLQESDMFMDALTASTKSKEPRKRKRRTSITKDGPTEAKKQETASSDNRDVTPPPTSPPSADEKSPVVVKPNFKFYQDTLETDEDKEQKEKENSDDDAKKEKEETSDDQKENRVFKADVDDDGSNTPTPDDDVEEKTSDSPEDTSSMSDSTKKENVGAYPEIRYVDGLRSVLLLQKRKGPKKVLKWKTDLESVRYFELDETERVNVTKTFTDMKQMEKQNEREAFQMARKLSNEDLMEERTRWKPLIPIDLPPALVEPGKDSREKDIQYAREKGILQALYFNRSMIPDSAAEPDEERHHVYSEPKIIPLDDLTGNKESEKDFTSMPWPEPKPQLQPQTPPVSNFHYSSFPHNQQPVMAPMGPQASMGPMPQMSQQMMPPSHMGPLGPEMGGPMSAGGGGWRTGDGKVVVPDAMGMNPMGNMPNAFPPGMEGGPMVPPGMLGPPPMYNQQQEGYGMMGPEDMGFNNMNPNNFQGPPGPLYGPGPNFQGPRGGGPMHGRGRGVPGPGWYRGGGGPPGRGGWRGGGGWRGSGKQPPVCRQFSKNGYCRVGDKCQYLHPGVNCPPF, from the exons ATGGTGAAG CCACGTATAGATCCTCTATCTTTATTGAAATGTCTTAGCGTTTTATTGGGGCCAACTGGAGGTATTAAAAGTAAAGAAGAAGTTCATCGATTGACTAATTTAATGACAAAGTTTTCAAAGAAACTTGTTTCAAAATGCATTtacatacaaatattaaaaactacAAATACTGATTTACTTAGCCA ATTTATGGGTGCTGGAGGATGGAATCTCGTTCATATGTGGCTCACTGATGGCATTCTTGCAAAAAATTGGGCTCTGATTCAAGAACTGCTTGAGCTTCTCTTGTTATGTCCAGTAGATATTGAACGATTAAAGAGCAACAATTGTCCAAAATTGATAAAAGGTTTATCAAAGGAAGGTAGTCATCAAGGTGTTAGAGTGTTGGCTAGTCGATTAGTTGAGCAGTGGTTAAAAATAGTGAAAGGAGAAGCTGCACCGAATTCTGTACCAGCACAAATCATGACGATTCCGGTACAAACAACTGGGGCTTTGGGACAAAGTTTAGTTCCTCAGTCGACACAACCACAGCAACAACAGTATTCCATTCATTGTGGTATTCAACAAGTTACTGATGGTGCAGAAAATGCAACGGTTCAGGTGCAAGATCTACAATTTATTCCAAACTCTACATCAACTGTTGCTGTATCTCATGTTCAGCAGCAACAACAATCGCAAGAACAACAACATCAGTTGCAAGAGAGGACAACCGTACAATCCTTACAGTTGCAAGTTGTTAGCAAACCACAACAGGTGCAAATACAACAACAATTGTCAACACAGCAATCAAAAAAGCCTGCTTTTGTTGTGGTATCCACGTCTTCTCAGTCTCCAGTTCCTgtgtataaaattacaattcgTGAAGGCAAACAAATTCTTACGAAAGTGGAGACAGATGCTGCAAatattaatagtgttttaaatGCAAACAGTACAAAAGTAGAAGTTAATGGAGATGTTGTGGATGATACACCTCCTGTGAAAGAAAATTCTGAGGAGGAAGTAGCATCTACGGAACTTAGTGATGGTGTAGTCAGTGGACAAGATTGTGAAGCAGATGTACAATCTGAAAAATTAGACCAAGTTTCAAGTGAAGTGAAACAAACTGTAGTAGATTCCACGGACGATCTCGACGTGGACATTGTTAAGAGTAGGGACAATAAAGACATTAAAGACATTAAAGACAATGGTAGTAGTGAAAGTAGTAAGTCTAGTAATAAAGAAAATCGGGACTCTACtaaaaaagatgaaaaaaaatCTAGTAGTTCAGATAAAAAAAATCATCATAGTTCGTCTTCATCTTCTAAAAGTTCTAAACATACCTCCAGTTCCAGTTCGCATCGTAGTAGTTCCACATCTTATAAATCCAGTAGTCATCGCTCTAGTAGTAGTAGTTCAAAAAGTTATAGTTCCAAGGACAAGTCTTCCAAGGACAAGGATAAACATCACTCATCCAATTCATCCAGTAAACATAGCTCTAGTAAAAGTAAAACCGATAAAGAACGAGAAAAAGAAAAGCAGAAGAAAGATCAGGCAGAGAAGGATAAAGCAACTCTAGAAAAAGTACAAGGTCAAGCACTGAGTTCCAAATTGGGGAAAATACCGAAGAAAAAATCAGAAGAAGAAAAGTCCGGAGATGCAGTCGTAAGAAAATCGTCAACGGATTCTCGAGATAGTTCTAAAGAAAATAAGACTGATTCAAAGAAAATTGTTTCGATCCcagaaaaaaagaatatttctatttctattgaGAGTAGGAAAAATTCTCAGGATTCTACATCACGACCAAAGACTGTGAAAACATTTAACTCTAAATTTCGATCAACAGGTCTGGAGGAAGAAGTAAAACCTCCTCCACCTAGATCAGCAAAAAAACCAAATCCTATCATTGATAAGAAGGTTATACCCCAAAAATTACCTGTTTTAAAAAGGCCATCTCCACTTAGAGAAGCTATTCCAACAGCGGATAAACGAGCGAAATTATCATTGGACTCGCCAACAACTCCTCCAGGCGAAGAAAAGAAAGGAGGCATCAAATTGATACCACCAAAACCAAAAC CGATGGTTTTGCAAGAAAGTGATATGTTTATGGATGCTTTGACTGCATCGACGAAAAGTAAAGAACCGAGGAAGAGGAAGCGGAGAACATCCATCACGAAAGACGGTCCCACGGAAGCGAAGAAACAGGAAACTGCCAGTAGCGATAATCGTGATGTTACACCTCCACCCACCTCACCACCAAGTGCCGATGAAAAATCACCTGTAGTTGTCAAGCCTAACTTTAAG TTTTACCAAGACACTTTGGAGACAGACGAAGATAAGGAgcaaaaagagaaagagaattcGGACGACGATGctaagaaagagaaagaagaaacgtCCGATGATCAAAAAGAAAATAGAGTATTTAAGGCGGACGTTGATGATGATGGAAGCAACA CACCTACACCGGACGACGATGTAGAAGAAAAGACTTCCGATTCTCCGGAGGATACGTCTTCCATGTCAGATTCTACAAAGAAAGAGAATGTCGGTGCTTATCCTGAAATACGATATGTCGATGGACTGAGAAGCGTTTTATTGCTTCAGAAACGTAAAGGGCCGAAAAAAGTGTTGAAATGGAAAACGGACTTGGAATCCGTACGTTACTTCGAGTTGGATGAAACAGAAAGGGTGAACGTGACGAAAACGTTCACTGATATGAAACAAATGGAAAAACAAAACGAGAGGGAAGCATTCCAGATGGCCAGAAAATTAA gtAATGAAGATTTGATGGAGGAAAGAACGAGGTGGAAACCTTTAATTCCGATCGATCTACCTCCTGCCTTAGTAGAGCCCGGAAAAGACAGCAGGGAGAAAGATATTCAATATGCTCGGGAGAAAGGCATTTTACAAGCGTTATATTTCAACCGAAGCAT GATTCCAGACTCTGCAGCGGAGCCTGATGAAGAGCGTCACCATGTATATAGCGAACCCAAAATCATTCCTTTGGACGACCTCACAGGAAATAAAGAAAGCGAGAAAGACTTTACTTCCATGCCGTGGCCAGAACCAAAACCGCAGTTGCAACCTCAGACACCTCCAGTTTCAAACTTCCATTATTCCTCGTTCCCCCATAATCAACAGCCAGTAATGGCGCCTATGGGTCCTCAAGCATCAATGGGACCAATGCCTCAAATGTCTCAGCAAATGATGCCACCATCTCACATGGGCCCGTTAGGCCCAGAAATGGGAGGTCCAATGTCTGCCGGAGGAGGAGGTTGGAGAACTGGAGATGGAAAAGTTGTTGTCCCTGATGCTATGGGAATGAATCCCATGGGCAATATGCCAAATGCATTTCCACCGGGAATGGAAGGTGGTCCAATGGTACCGCCTGGAATGTTAGGACCACCGCCTATGTATAATCAACAACAAGAAGGTTATGGTATGATGGGTCCGGAAGACATGGGATTCAATAACATGAATCCAAATAATTTCCAAGGACCACCTGGTCCTTTGTACGGTCCTGGGCCTAACTTTCAAGGTCCCAGAGGTGGCGGCCCAATGCACGGCAGAGGTAGAGGAGTTCCTGGACCTGGTTGGTACAGAGGTGGTGGGGGACCACCGGGGAGAGGAGGATGGAGAGGAGGTGGCGGATGGAGAGGAAGTGGAAAGCAGCCTCCCGTGTGCAGACAATTTTCGAAAAATGGTTACTGTCGGGTTGGTGATAAATGTCAGTATCTTCATCCCGGAGTGAACTGTCCACCGTTTTGA